One region of Hemiscyllium ocellatum isolate sHemOce1 chromosome 4, sHemOce1.pat.X.cur, whole genome shotgun sequence genomic DNA includes:
- the txnl4a gene encoding thioredoxin-like protein 4A yields the protein MSYMLPHLHNGWQVDQAILSEEDRVVVIRFGHDWDPTCMKMDEVLYSIAEKVKNFAVIYLVDITEVPDFNKMYELYDPCTVMFFFRNKHIMIDLGTGNNNKINWPMEDKQEMIDIVETVYRGARKGRGLVVSPKDYSTKYRY from the exons ATGTCGTATATGCTGCCACATCTCCACAATGGCTGGCAAGTGGACCAGGCTATTCTGTCAGAGGAGGATCGTGTCGTTGTCATTCGCTTTGGTCATGATTGGGACCCAACTTGTATGAAGATGGATGAGGTGTTGTATAGTATTGCTGAAAAG GTGAAAAACTTTGCTGTTATTTATTTAGTGGATATCACAGAGGTACCAGACTTCAACAAGATGTACGAGTTGTATGATCCATGCACTGTTATGTTTTTTTTCAG AAATAAGCACATCATGATTGATTTGGGCACAGGCAACAATAACAAAATTAATTGGCCCATGGAAGACAAGCAGGAGATGATTGACATTGTTGAGACAGTTTACAGAGGAGCACGCAAAGGAAGGGGTCTTGTGGTATCTCCAAAGGACTATTCCACCAAATATAGATATTGA